A single genomic interval of Staphylococcus hyicus harbors:
- the recQ gene encoding DNA helicase RecQ codes for MEQTLSHYFGYKRFRPGQKEIITHVLNQQHTLGVLPTGGGKSICYQVPGLMLGGTTLVISPLISLMKDQVDQLHSMGISAAYLNSSLSLKAQKEIEAQLLDGALQFIYIAPERLENEAFLRLLCRVNIKLVAFDEAHCISKWGHDFRPSYQAVIHRVLAMPQRFAIVALTATATSEVQQDIMSRLGIHQHHLIKTSIKRPNLIFKVDHTYQRQKFVLNYVKSHPKVSGIIYCSTRKQVEAMYEALQDADIPATYYHAGLTAKQRDEAQYAFLYDKKRVVVATNAFGMGIDKSNVRYVIHYNMPGDLESYYQEAGRAGRDGLESDCILLFSDRDIALHQYFISTSSADDDYKDKMGEKLTKMIQYTKTNKCLEATLVHYFEPNEKLAECQKCSNCEAQNKTYDMTKEAKMIVSCVIRLGQKEGYQTLIQVLRGEQSDYLKHEKFYALSTYGIMKDYTTGELHHLIDELRFKGYLNEYNEVLMCDQSVEQLLNENVRIQTTPFKTKSKERVNINTIEGVDRHLFDALSDVRQKMSDKLDVPPINIFSDYTLEEFAKRKPTTKQEMIQIEGVGSYKLKHYCPPFLDAIQEYKQLGQTSI; via the coding sequence ATGGAACAAACACTGTCACATTATTTTGGATATAAACGGTTTCGACCAGGCCAAAAAGAAATCATTACCCATGTACTTAATCAACAGCATACCTTAGGTGTTTTACCAACTGGCGGTGGGAAATCCATTTGTTATCAAGTTCCAGGACTGATGCTTGGCGGCACAACGCTTGTGATTAGCCCACTCATTTCATTAATGAAAGATCAGGTGGATCAGCTTCATTCGATGGGGATTTCTGCAGCATATTTAAATAGTAGTTTATCGTTAAAAGCGCAAAAAGAAATAGAAGCGCAATTGTTGGATGGTGCGTTGCAATTTATATATATTGCGCCAGAGCGTCTTGAAAATGAAGCGTTTTTAAGATTGTTATGTCGTGTGAACATTAAACTGGTGGCATTTGATGAGGCCCATTGTATTTCCAAATGGGGTCATGACTTCAGACCGAGTTATCAAGCGGTTATTCATCGCGTGTTAGCCATGCCACAACGCTTTGCGATAGTCGCCTTAACAGCGACGGCTACGTCAGAAGTACAACAAGACATTATGTCTCGTTTAGGAATTCATCAACACCATCTTATTAAAACAAGCATTAAGCGCCCTAATCTTATATTTAAAGTAGATCATACGTATCAACGGCAAAAATTTGTTTTAAATTATGTTAAATCACATCCTAAAGTCTCAGGTATTATTTATTGTTCGACTCGGAAACAGGTGGAAGCCATGTATGAAGCATTGCAAGATGCAGATATACCTGCGACATATTATCATGCAGGATTAACAGCGAAACAACGTGATGAGGCACAATATGCATTTTTATATGATAAAAAGCGTGTCGTAGTTGCGACGAATGCGTTTGGTATGGGGATTGATAAATCTAATGTCAGGTATGTCATTCATTATAATATGCCAGGAGATTTAGAATCTTATTATCAAGAGGCCGGTCGTGCCGGACGTGATGGACTCGAAAGTGATTGTATATTATTGTTTAGTGATAGAGATATTGCACTTCATCAATACTTTATTTCAACATCTTCTGCAGATGATGATTATAAAGATAAGATGGGCGAAAAACTGACCAAAATGATTCAATATACAAAGACAAATAAATGCTTAGAAGCCACACTCGTCCATTATTTTGAACCTAATGAAAAATTAGCAGAGTGTCAAAAATGTAGTAATTGTGAAGCTCAAAATAAAACATATGATATGACGAAAGAAGCCAAAATGATTGTGAGCTGTGTCATTCGCTTAGGTCAAAAAGAAGGGTATCAAACGCTCATTCAAGTATTACGAGGTGAACAATCAGATTATTTAAAGCATGAGAAGTTCTATGCGCTATCTACATACGGTATTATGAAAGACTACACAACAGGAGAACTCCATCACTTAATAGATGAACTACGTTTTAAAGGATATTTAAATGAGTATAATGAAGTGTTAATGTGTGATCAATCCGTTGAACAATTGTTAAACGAAAACGTACGTATTCAAACGACGCCTTTTAAAACGAAATCGAAAGAGCGTGTAAATATTAATACAATTGAAGGGGTGGATCGTCATTTATTTGATGCGCTCAGTGACGTAAGACAAAAAATGAGTGACAAATTGGATGTACCCCCAATTAATATTTTTTCAGATTACACTTTAGAAGAATTTGCGAAACGTAAACCAACGACCAAACAAGAAATGATTCAAATTGAGGGTGTAGGAAGTTACAAATTAAAACACTACTGTCCGCCATTTTTAGATGCTATCCAAGAATATAAGCAATTAGGACAAACTTCAATATAA
- a CDS encoding ABC-F family ATP-binding cassette domain-containing protein, protein MEAFKLEHLNKSYADKVIFDDLTLSISNQERIGLVGINGTGKSSLLKVIAGLDDDFTAQATHPKHYKIRYAAQKEDLNADATVYDVVYEAETEALKTIKRYEMAVAHYNMHQTDKALNDMMDAQVQMDTEGVWDYSAEIKTILSKLGIHDTTQKVSTLSGGQQKRVILARTLIEKPDLLLLDEPTNHLDFESIQWLINYVKSYPKTVMFVTHDRYFLNEVATRIVELKNGQLHSYPGNYETYIAMRSEREVIEQKQHAKQRALYKQELEWMRAGVKARTTKQQARKDRFEEIEQQVKSQKIQEKATLNLAHSRLGKQVFEFENVSKSIHEKTLFKSFSTIVQKGMRIGIVGPNGVGKTTLLNMIAGIDQSFEGMIKVGQTVKVAYFKQTDEWLSRDVRVIDFLREESELARQKDGTTVSVTQLLEQFLFPSATHGKKVYKLSGGEQKRLYLLKLLVHQPNVLILDEPTNDLDTETLTILEDYIDQFGGTVITVSHDRYFLNKVVDAYWYIHDEKIDVIIGQFEDYMAYKKALETSQQQTKTETSKAIAPKKKSKGLSYKEKREYDMLMIRIDETEMRLSEIDQEMIEARADYSVIKQLNEEKESLEAQYDMDITRWSELEEIIEQ, encoded by the coding sequence TTGGAAGCGTTTAAACTAGAACATCTTAATAAATCTTATGCAGATAAAGTAATATTTGACGATTTGACTCTATCCATCTCTAATCAAGAACGAATTGGCTTAGTAGGTATTAATGGAACTGGGAAAAGCTCATTGCTTAAAGTGATTGCGGGACTTGATGATGATTTCACAGCACAAGCTACGCATCCCAAACACTATAAAATCCGTTATGCTGCACAAAAAGAAGATTTGAATGCGGATGCCACGGTTTATGATGTGGTTTATGAAGCAGAGACGGAAGCATTAAAAACCATTAAACGATATGAAATGGCTGTAGCACATTACAATATGCATCAAACTGATAAAGCGCTCAATGATATGATGGATGCGCAAGTGCAAATGGACACGGAAGGCGTTTGGGATTATAGTGCAGAAATTAAAACCATTTTATCTAAATTAGGGATTCATGATACCACACAAAAAGTAAGTACATTATCTGGTGGCCAACAAAAGCGTGTGATTTTAGCCCGTACATTAATTGAGAAACCTGATTTATTACTTCTTGATGAGCCGACGAACCATCTCGACTTTGAATCGATACAGTGGTTAATTAATTATGTAAAATCTTATCCGAAAACAGTGATGTTTGTCACACATGATCGTTATTTTTTAAACGAAGTAGCGACGCGTATTGTTGAGTTAAAAAACGGTCAACTTCATTCTTATCCAGGTAACTATGAAACTTATATTGCTATGCGGTCCGAACGAGAAGTCATTGAACAAAAACAACATGCCAAACAACGGGCTCTGTATAAACAAGAGCTTGAATGGATGCGTGCAGGAGTTAAGGCACGTACAACGAAACAACAAGCACGAAAAGATCGGTTTGAAGAGATAGAACAACAAGTGAAATCACAAAAAATTCAAGAAAAGGCTACGCTAAATTTAGCCCATTCTCGTTTAGGAAAACAGGTATTTGAATTTGAAAATGTAAGTAAATCGATTCATGAAAAAACATTATTCAAGTCTTTTTCTACCATTGTTCAAAAAGGAATGCGAATTGGTATTGTAGGACCGAATGGTGTTGGTAAGACGACGCTACTTAACATGATTGCCGGAATAGATCAAAGCTTTGAAGGTATGATAAAAGTAGGACAAACGGTTAAGGTTGCTTATTTTAAGCAAACCGATGAGTGGTTAAGCCGAGATGTTCGAGTGATTGATTTTTTAAGGGAAGAAAGTGAACTTGCCAGACAAAAAGATGGCACGACAGTGTCAGTAACGCAATTATTAGAACAGTTTTTATTTCCTAGTGCCACGCATGGTAAAAAAGTATATAAGCTTTCTGGCGGAGAACAAAAACGATTATATTTACTAAAATTACTTGTTCACCAGCCTAATGTTCTTATTTTAGATGAACCGACGAATGATTTAGATACAGAAACATTAACGATTTTAGAGGATTACATTGATCAATTTGGTGGCACAGTTATCACAGTAAGCCATGATCGGTACTTTTTAAATAAAGTAGTAGACGCTTATTGGTATATTCATGATGAAAAAATTGATGTCATTATAGGTCAATTTGAAGATTATATGGCATATAAAAAAGCATTAGAAACAAGCCAACAACAAACTAAAACAGAAACGTCAAAAGCCATCGCGCCTAAAAAGAAATCTAAAGGACTATCTTATAAAGAAAAACGTGAGTATGACATGTTAATGATACGCATTGACGAAACTGAAATGCGTTTATCAGAAATTGACCAAGAAATGATTGAAGCACGCGCAGATTATAGCGTGATTAAACAATTGAACGAAGAAAAAGAAAGTTTGGAAGCACAATACGATATGGACATCACGAGATGGAGCGAACTTGAGGAAATTATTGAACAGTAA
- a CDS encoding ZIP family metal transporter, with protein MIDFLSSLSPTLQALCAGTITWLLTAVGAAAVFIFKKVNEKVLNSMQGFAAGIMIAASFWSLLQPAIESSSDRALPWLPAAIGFLLGGLFIRSLDYIIPHMHRNANDESQKQEGVSTHLTKNTLLFLAITLHNIPEGLAVGVAFGGIATENTHATLLGAIGLAIGIGIQNIPEGAALALPIRAAGNSKWKAFNYGQASALVEPVFAIIGAAAVIVVTPILPYALAFAAGAMIFVVVEELIPDSQSSENTDLATLSLMGGFTLMMILDVALG; from the coding sequence ATGATAGATTTTCTTTCATCGTTGTCGCCTACACTGCAAGCCTTATGTGCAGGTACCATCACTTGGTTACTCACTGCTGTTGGTGCGGCAGCTGTTTTTATTTTTAAAAAAGTTAATGAAAAAGTTTTAAACTCCATGCAAGGTTTTGCGGCTGGCATCATGATTGCTGCAAGTTTTTGGTCTTTATTACAACCTGCAATTGAGAGTAGTTCAGATCGTGCACTGCCTTGGTTACCTGCTGCAATAGGCTTTTTATTAGGCGGACTGTTTATTCGATCTCTTGATTATATCATTCCACACATGCACCGTAATGCAAATGACGAATCTCAAAAACAAGAAGGCGTTTCAACACATTTAACGAAAAACACGCTATTATTTTTAGCTATCACATTACACAATATCCCTGAAGGATTAGCTGTGGGTGTTGCTTTTGGGGGTATTGCAACTGAAAACACACATGCCACACTGCTTGGCGCAATAGGCCTTGCTATTGGGATTGGTATTCAGAATATTCCAGAAGGTGCAGCTCTTGCATTACCTATTCGTGCTGCAGGGAACAGTAAATGGAAAGCTTTCAATTATGGTCAGGCTTCTGCACTTGTAGAACCTGTTTTTGCAATCATTGGTGCTGCAGCAGTGATTGTTGTCACTCCAATATTACCCTATGCCCTCGCATTCGCTGCCGGAGCTATGATTTTTGTCGTTGTTGAAGAACTGATTCCAGACTCTCAATCCTCGGAAAATACAGACTTAGCCACACTAAGTTTAATGGGGGGATTTACGCTCATGATGATATTGGATGTCGCTTTAGGATAA
- the ltaS gene encoding polyglycerol-phosphate lipoteichoic acid synthase LtaS yields the protein MENNRKKIGIFTFFLLMVLTISLKTYFAYYVDLSLGVKGLTQNLILLMNPYSLLALILSVFLFFKGRKAFWLMLFGGFLLTFLLYANVVYFRFFSDFLTFSTLNQVSNVDSMGGAVGASFQWYDFVYFLDIIAYVFILIFKQKWLSYHVFHKKFIPVVMATAVALFFLNLAFAETDRPELLTRTFDHKYLVKYLGPYNFTVYDGVKTVQNNQQKALASEDDLTRVLNYTKQKHTAPNMEYYGKAKGKNVIKIHLESFQTFLINKKINGHEVTPFLNKLSSGQEDFRYYPNFYHQTGQGKTSDAEFTMDNSLYGLPQGSAFSLKGDNTYQSLPAILKQKEHYTSNVMHGDYKTFWNRDQVYRHFGVDKFYDATYYDMSPENLENLGLKDKEFFKESADYLDKEKQPFYSHLITLTNHYPFTLSKEDASIPPGNTGNSTVDGYIQTARYLDESVEAFINDLKKRGLYDDSVIIMYGDHYGISENHNKAMSQLLGEPITPAKFNDLNKTGFWIKAPGVERKVDPTYAGQVDVMPTLLHLMGIDTKNFIMLGTDMLSKDHKQLIPFRNGDFVTDKYKYVNGKAYSHKDNKPMAVPPKDLEKTKNQVENDLEINDEILNGDLMRFYKNPDFKKVDPRDYRYETGPKGKDS from the coding sequence ATGGAAAATAATAGAAAGAAGATAGGGATTTTCACGTTTTTCTTATTAATGGTATTAACCATTTCACTAAAAACGTATTTCGCCTATTATGTTGATTTGTCACTTGGTGTTAAAGGACTCACACAAAATTTAATTTTATTAATGAATCCTTACAGCTTGCTTGCACTTATCCTAAGTGTATTCTTATTCTTTAAAGGACGAAAAGCCTTTTGGTTAATGCTTTTCGGTGGTTTTTTACTCACGTTCTTATTATATGCAAACGTTGTATACTTCCGATTCTTTTCTGATTTTTTAACGTTTAGCACATTGAATCAAGTGAGTAATGTCGACTCAATGGGCGGTGCCGTGGGTGCATCATTCCAGTGGTATGACTTTGTGTATTTCTTAGACATTATTGCTTACGTGTTTATTTTAATATTTAAACAAAAATGGTTAAGCTATCATGTTTTTCACAAAAAATTCATACCAGTTGTAATGGCAACAGCGGTCGCATTATTCTTCTTAAACTTAGCGTTTGCAGAAACAGATCGCCCAGAATTACTAACACGTACCTTTGACCATAAATATTTAGTGAAGTACTTAGGACCGTATAACTTCACAGTGTATGATGGAGTAAAAACAGTTCAAAATAATCAGCAAAAAGCTTTGGCTTCTGAAGATGATTTGACGCGTGTTTTAAACTATACAAAACAAAAACATACGGCCCCAAACATGGAATATTATGGCAAAGCCAAAGGTAAAAATGTCATTAAAATTCATTTAGAAAGTTTCCAAACATTTTTAATTAACAAAAAAATCAATGGTCATGAAGTGACACCTTTCTTAAACAAGTTATCTTCAGGCCAAGAAGATTTCAGATACTATCCAAACTTCTACCATCAAACTGGTCAAGGTAAAACTTCTGATGCTGAGTTTACGATGGACAATAGTTTGTACGGATTGCCACAAGGATCTGCCTTTTCACTAAAAGGTGATAACACGTACCAATCATTACCAGCAATTCTTAAACAAAAAGAACATTATACGTCAAATGTGATGCACGGGGATTATAAAACATTCTGGAACCGTGACCAAGTGTATCGTCACTTTGGTGTAGATAAGTTTTATGATGCAACATATTATGATATGTCACCTGAAAACTTAGAAAATCTAGGGTTAAAAGATAAAGAGTTTTTCAAAGAATCAGCGGACTATTTAGATAAAGAAAAACAACCATTTTATTCTCATTTAATTACATTAACGAATCACTATCCATTTACATTGAGTAAAGAAGATGCTTCTATACCACCAGGAAATACAGGTAATTCTACGGTAGATGGTTATATTCAAACAGCGCGTTATCTAGATGAATCGGTTGAAGCATTTATTAACGACTTGAAAAAACGCGGTCTTTATGATGACTCAGTGATTATAATGTATGGTGACCATTATGGTATTTCTGAAAATCACAACAAAGCGATGTCCCAACTTCTTGGGGAGCCGATTACACCAGCCAAGTTTAATGATCTGAATAAAACTGGATTCTGGATTAAAGCACCTGGTGTAGAACGTAAAGTAGATCCAACGTATGCAGGTCAAGTGGATGTTATGCCTACATTGCTTCACTTAATGGGTATTGATACTAAAAACTTTATTATGCTTGGTACAGATATGTTATCTAAAGATCATAAACAGCTCATTCCATTCCGTAACGGTGATTTTGTAACAGACAAGTACAAATATGTGAATGGTAAAGCATATAGTCATAAAGATAATAAACCAATGGCAGTACCGCCTAAAGATTTAGAAAAAACGAAAAATCAAGTAGAAAATGATTTAGAAATCAATGATGAAATTTTAAATGGTGATTTAATGCGTTTCTACAAAAATCCTGACTTTAAAAAGGTAGACCCACGTGACTACCGTTATGAAACAGGGCCTAAAGGAAAAGACAGTTAA
- a CDS encoding 5-oxoprolinase subunit C family protein: MTIIIEEGGLFSSFQDFGRVGYEHLGVIRSGALDVLAHEIANRLVGNDKNEATLEMTNQMARIRFTEPTLIALSGAQAIAHTQDMRVKINTLYLMNKGDVLSFDHVKRGARVYMAIAGGYEVDQWLGSTSTDIISQMGGFHGHTLKDGDEIQMKRDYNDRHHKLFENLEVTRHTDWGVDGYALSFNYLSDVVHVIPNKGTEDFDDNILTQFTRGEYCVTSKANRMGIVLEGAPIKAYYNGFPPHRSVKRGTIQVKKDGSPIVLLNDHYTLGSYPQIGTIATYHLTKIAQKRQGSKIKFQFIDVLQAEQNLVKYHKWIKQLFHGIEYRMQSEMLK; encoded by the coding sequence ATGACAATCATCATTGAAGAAGGCGGGTTATTTTCAAGTTTTCAAGATTTTGGTCGTGTGGGGTATGAACACTTAGGCGTAATTCGAAGTGGTGCTCTAGATGTTCTAGCACATGAAATCGCAAATCGTTTGGTCGGCAATGATAAGAATGAAGCTACACTTGAAATGACGAATCAAATGGCGCGTATTCGTTTTACTGAGCCTACTTTAATAGCCTTATCGGGTGCTCAAGCTATTGCGCATACTCAAGACATGCGCGTGAAAATTAATACATTATATTTAATGAATAAAGGCGATGTATTGTCTTTTGATCATGTTAAGCGTGGTGCACGTGTTTATATGGCAATAGCAGGCGGATATGAAGTAGATCAATGGTTAGGATCTACGTCAACCGACATTATCTCTCAAATGGGCGGATTCCATGGACATACACTCAAAGATGGCGATGAAATTCAAATGAAACGAGATTATAATGACCGTCACCATAAATTATTTGAAAACCTTGAAGTAACACGACATACAGACTGGGGTGTAGATGGATATGCGTTATCCTTTAATTATCTTTCTGATGTTGTGCACGTCATACCAAATAAAGGAACTGAAGACTTTGATGACAACATATTAACACAATTTACACGTGGTGAATATTGTGTCACAAGTAAAGCAAACCGTATGGGGATTGTTTTAGAAGGCGCACCGATTAAAGCCTACTATAATGGCTTTCCACCACATCGTTCGGTCAAGCGTGGTACGATACAAGTAAAAAAAGACGGTTCACCAATCGTATTGTTAAACGACCATTATACTTTAGGAAGTTACCCTCAAATAGGTACAATTGCAACGTATCATCTCACGAAAATTGCGCAAAAAAGACAAGGATCTAAAATTAAGTTTCAATTTATTGATGTACTTCAAGCTGAACAAAATCTTGTGAAATATCACAAATGGATTAAACAATTATTTCATGGAATCGAATATCGGATGCAAAGTGAAATGTTAAAATAA
- a CDS encoding 5-oxoprolinase subunit B family protein, whose protein sequence is MKVYSQGDQAIVVSLKGALTPEATERLLVLRQYLLEQEYPFITEIVPTETDMLISYDARQMMKHLNIASPFLHMKSLIEKIDLSHKTWDEKRHCIMVPIYYGGEYGPHFESILEELHISREAYIQQHTAPEYFVSMMGFSPGFPYLSGLPEALAVNHTAKEKQFIPAGSVILENKKCGITTTDIYEDWLVVGYTPLKLFDVNRDDMVLMSIGDHVKFYDAEERGDAR, encoded by the coding sequence ATGAAGGTTTATAGCCAAGGTGATCAAGCGATTGTTGTTTCCTTGAAAGGTGCACTTACACCTGAAGCGACAGAACGTTTATTAGTGTTACGGCAATATCTATTGGAACAAGAGTACCCATTTATTACAGAAATTGTGCCGACCGAAACAGATATGCTTATTTCATATGACGCAAGACAAATGATGAAACATCTAAACATCGCGTCACCATTTTTACATATGAAATCATTAATTGAAAAAATTGATTTAAGTCATAAAACTTGGGACGAAAAACGTCATTGTATTATGGTGCCCATTTATTATGGTGGAGAATATGGACCACATTTTGAATCGATTTTAGAAGAGCTTCATATTTCACGTGAAGCTTATATACAACAACATACCGCGCCTGAATATTTTGTGTCTATGATGGGTTTTTCGCCTGGATTTCCATATTTATCAGGACTACCAGAAGCCCTTGCTGTCAATCATACAGCTAAAGAAAAGCAATTCATCCCAGCGGGGTCTGTCATTTTAGAAAATAAAAAATGCGGAATTACTACGACTGATATTTATGAAGATTGGCTTGTGGTTGGCTATACACCTTTAAAATTATTTGATGTGAATCGTGACGACATGGTACTCATGTCTATAGGTGATCACGTTAAATTTTATGATGCCGAAGAAAGAGGTGACGCACGATGA
- a CDS encoding aminotransferase class IV yields the protein MELFETMRLEHGCLLRETYHRNRIKQACAHLKVDFDETVWSERIHHLEKKFHEGIYRVKIIVDEIGEIRCEHAILYESEEMTACLKQVDNSTPTWQRIFKTTERDYLKHAHHTQLILLFDDTEKVLEFDIGNVVVEYGGHYYTPPYANDFLRGCMRQSLLDQGEIELKLLNVNLLKQFLNQGGKLWMINSLRGWVPVKLSDI from the coding sequence ATGGAACTTTTCGAAACGATGCGTTTAGAACATGGGTGTCTACTGCGTGAAACTTATCATCGCAACCGTATCAAACAAGCCTGTGCGCATTTAAAAGTGGACTTTGATGAAACGGTTTGGTCAGAACGTATTCATCATCTTGAAAAGAAATTTCACGAAGGAATTTACCGGGTTAAAATCATTGTTGATGAAATCGGTGAAATTCGCTGTGAGCATGCGATTTTATACGAAAGTGAAGAAATGACAGCGTGCTTAAAACAAGTGGACAATTCTACGCCTACTTGGCAAAGAATCTTTAAAACAACCGAACGTGATTACTTGAAGCATGCGCATCATACGCAATTGATTTTACTTTTTGACGACACTGAAAAAGTATTAGAATTTGATATTGGTAATGTAGTCGTTGAGTATGGTGGGCATTACTATACCCCACCGTATGCCAATGACTTTCTTCGTGGATGTATGCGTCAATCATTGCTTGACCAAGGTGAAATAGAACTAAAATTATTGAATGTCAATTTGTTAAAGCAATTTCTAAATCAAGGTGGTAAACTATGGATGATTAACAGTTTAAGAGGCTGGGTTCCTGTAAAACTGAGTGACATTTAG
- the pabB gene encoding aminodeoxychorismate synthase component I yields MVATFNFQYYTNPYQTEQLHYAFDDVIHQCIATYVTEVGKVIDTAETYQKAGYYVVIYLPYEAAKYYNASFEVKAPENGIYAACYVYKQPIHIGEDITINEKPSLDFTFTESKGHIQNQIRRIHQEIIEGETYQVNYTTRLEASQSTDIQTLYKRLTSKMNGHYTAMIDTEALKIASISPELFFQVGSFQDGKRTIVSKPMKGTMPRGNNKEEDIQNESALQTSRKDRAENVMIVDLLRNDITRIASPGTIRVPRLFDVERYPTVFQMTSMVTGEVASSVTLNDMLRALFPCGSITGAPKVNTMRIINELERAPRHIYCGALGLCLPDGRAVFNVPIRTIQYLGQKAIYGVGAGITIDSDIEQEYAEFKDKTKILEG; encoded by the coding sequence ATGGTTGCCACATTTAATTTTCAATATTACACCAATCCCTATCAAACGGAGCAATTACACTATGCTTTTGACGATGTGATTCATCAATGCATTGCTACATACGTTACAGAAGTAGGAAAGGTGATTGACACAGCCGAAACATATCAAAAAGCGGGATACTACGTAGTGATTTATTTGCCTTACGAAGCGGCAAAATATTATAACGCTAGTTTTGAAGTTAAAGCGCCAGAAAATGGAATTTATGCCGCGTGTTACGTCTATAAACAACCAATACATATTGGTGAAGACATTACAATAAATGAAAAACCATCACTGGATTTCACTTTTACGGAATCAAAAGGACACATTCAAAATCAAATAAGACGTATTCATCAAGAAATTATTGAAGGCGAAACATATCAAGTGAACTATACGACGCGTCTTGAAGCATCCCAATCCACGGATATTCAAACATTGTATAAACGGCTTACTTCAAAAATGAATGGACATTATACCGCAATGATCGATACAGAGGCCCTTAAAATTGCTTCAATTTCGCCTGAATTATTTTTCCAAGTCGGTTCTTTCCAAGACGGTAAACGCACGATAGTGAGTAAACCGATGAAAGGAACGATGCCTAGAGGAAACAATAAAGAGGAAGATATACAAAACGAATCGGCACTACAAACATCTCGAAAAGATCGTGCTGAAAATGTAATGATTGTAGATTTGTTGCGAAATGATATTACACGTATTGCATCTCCGGGTACAATTCGCGTACCACGTTTGTTTGATGTTGAGCGCTATCCCACCGTCTTTCAAATGACCTCGATGGTTACGGGAGAAGTTGCTTCAAGTGTGACGCTTAACGATATGCTACGTGCACTTTTCCCGTGTGGCTCAATTACAGGCGCCCCAAAAGTGAACACGATGCGAATTATCAATGAATTAGAGCGTGCTCCAAGACATATTTATTGTGGGGCGTTAGGGCTTTGTTTACCAGATGGACGGGCTGTGTTTAACGTTCCAATTCGAACTATTCAATATTTGGGGCAAAAAGCCATTTATGGTGTAGGCGCAGGCATTACAATAGATTCGGACATTGAACAAGAATATGCAGAGTTTAAAGATAAAACTAAAATTTTAGAGGGATAA
- a CDS encoding anthranilate synthase component II — MIVMIDNKDSFTYNVVDLIYQATSHHVTVIDIHEATIDKIQQLQPQAIVISPGPGTPEDYPILFEVLKHFEYQCPILGVCLGFQLIAAFYGGHIVKAPWPVHGHTTKIYHDQSALYEGLPSPFQVMRYHSLMVDITSLRAPLKVTAKNEDGIVLGIKHESRPIYGVQYHPESIMSEHGCAQMNNFFNEVGLKHGCHI; from the coding sequence ATGATAGTAATGATAGATAATAAAGATTCGTTTACATATAATGTTGTAGACTTGATATATCAAGCAACATCTCATCATGTCACAGTAATAGATATACACGAGGCGACGATTGATAAAATTCAACAGTTACAACCTCAAGCCATCGTGATTTCTCCGGGACCTGGTACACCGGAAGATTATCCGATTTTGTTTGAAGTTCTGAAACATTTCGAATATCAATGTCCTATACTTGGGGTGTGTCTTGGTTTTCAGCTTATTGCTGCATTTTATGGAGGTCACATTGTTAAGGCACCTTGGCCGGTCCATGGACATACCACGAAGATTTATCATGACCAAAGCGCATTGTATGAAGGACTGCCATCTCCATTTCAAGTGATGCGTTATCACTCTTTAATGGTCGATATAACTTCGTTGCGTGCCCCATTAAAGGTTACTGCAAAAAATGAGGATGGGATTGTGCTAGGCATTAAGCATGAATCGCGTCCGATATACGGGGTACAATATCATCCGGAATCTATTATGTCGGAGCATGGCTGTGCCCAAATGAACAACTTTTTTAATGAGGTAGGTTTAAAACATGGTTGCCACATTTAA